In one Geitlerinema sp. PCC 9228 genomic region, the following are encoded:
- a CDS encoding ABC transporter ATP-binding protein translates to MTPLPHAETTARTNQPISENTLVYLENIYKIYGSGNTEVCALSDVTLEIQKGEYCAIMGASGSGKSTLMNIVGCLDRPSRGRYYLDRLDISQVPEAELAQIRNRKIGFVFQQFHLLPHFSAMENVMLPMVYAGTTKNEREQRAQEVLQRVGLGNRIQNQPSQLSGGQQQRVAIARAIVNQPDILLADEPTGALDSHTTEEIITLFGELNDSGITVIMVTHEADVARHSKRIVWFQDGKVLHTNLHPSNLKHAMM, encoded by the coding sequence ATGACGCCACTGCCACATGCCGAAACCACAGCGCGCACCAACCAACCCATCTCGGAAAATACCCTAGTTTATTTAGAAAACATTTATAAAATTTATGGCAGCGGTAACACTGAAGTGTGTGCTTTGTCGGATGTCACCTTAGAGATCCAAAAAGGGGAATACTGCGCCATTATGGGAGCTTCCGGTTCTGGCAAATCCACCCTGATGAACATTGTCGGCTGCCTGGATCGACCCAGTAGGGGTCGTTATTACTTGGATCGCCTGGATATTTCCCAAGTTCCCGAAGCCGAACTGGCGCAAATTCGCAACCGCAAAATCGGTTTTGTGTTTCAGCAGTTTCACTTACTCCCTCACTTTAGTGCCATGGAAAACGTTATGCTACCCATGGTCTATGCCGGCACCACCAAAAACGAACGGGAACAACGCGCGCAGGAAGTGCTTCAAAGAGTAGGATTGGGAAACCGTATCCAGAACCAACCCAGCCAGCTATCGGGGGGTCAGCAGCAGCGAGTTGCCATTGCGCGTGCCATTGTCAACCAACCCGATATTTTGCTTGCCGACGAACCCACAGGTGCCTTGGATTCGCACACCACTGAAGAAATTATTACCCTATTTGGCGAACTCAACGATAGCGGCATCACGGTGATTATGGTGACCCACGAAGCCGATGTGGCGCGTCATAGCAAACGCATTGTCTGGTTCCAAGATGGCAAAGTGCTTCATACAAACTTGCATCCATCCAATTTGAAACATGCAATGATGTAG